Proteins encoded together in one Marinobacter sp. Arc7-DN-1 window:
- the prlC gene encoding oligopeptidase A: MNNPLLTDDLLPKFDHVRTEHMETAIDQILSENRMKISQLAGQEDPTWDTLAQPMQAMEDKLSNAWSVISHLNGVMNSDDLRKVYKNCLEKLTEYSTEVSQNEALCNAYKKLAAREDFRDLSEAQRKSVDNTLRDFHLGGVDLPEDKKKQYADLSRELAELSNRFSDNVLDATQHWFKHITDVDELTGIPETAIEGARQAARQKELDGYVITLDFPSFFPVMTYCDNRDLRREVYEAFVTRASDQGPDAGQWDNTPVMAEILKRRHALAQLLGFDNFAERSLVTKMARSSDEVLEFLTQLAARSRPQAEKEFAELKAFAKDEYGVEDMQAWDIGYYSEKLRQKRYDISPETLRPWFPVNNVVPGLFRVAEKLFDVQIEARPEVETWHEDATAYCISRNGEPLAWFYLDLFARQGKRGGAWMADCRVRWRNQRGHLQLPVAFLTCNFTPPVNGKPSLLTHDEVTTLFHEFGHGLHHMLTQVDVLDVSGINGVAWDAVELPSQFLENWCWNPESLGLIASHHETGEPLPEDLLQKLLAAKNFQSGMAMVRQLEFSLFDFRLHAEFTREAPTNPLDMHRKVRSEIAVVQAPEFNRFPNSFSHIFAGGYAAGYYSYKWAEVLAADAFSLFEEKGIFDPETGKAFLNNILEKGGSQEPMELFKAFRGREPQVDALLRQSGITDEAA, encoded by the coding sequence ATGAATAACCCGTTACTGACCGATGACCTGTTGCCGAAGTTTGACCATGTCCGCACGGAACACATGGAAACGGCAATTGACCAGATTCTCAGTGAAAACCGGATGAAGATCAGCCAACTGGCCGGGCAGGAGGACCCCACCTGGGATACCCTGGCGCAGCCGATGCAGGCAATGGAAGACAAACTGAGCAACGCCTGGTCGGTGATTTCACACCTGAACGGGGTGATGAACAGCGACGACCTGCGCAAGGTGTACAAGAACTGCCTGGAGAAGCTGACCGAGTACAGCACCGAAGTCAGCCAGAACGAGGCACTGTGCAACGCCTATAAGAAACTGGCGGCACGGGAGGATTTCAGGGATCTGAGCGAAGCCCAGCGCAAGTCGGTGGACAATACCCTGCGGGATTTCCACCTGGGCGGTGTCGACCTGCCCGAGGACAAGAAAAAGCAGTACGCCGATCTGTCCCGGGAGCTGGCAGAGCTGTCCAACCGCTTCAGCGACAACGTTCTGGATGCGACCCAGCACTGGTTCAAACACATCACCGATGTGGATGAGCTGACCGGCATTCCGGAAACCGCCATCGAAGGCGCCAGGCAGGCGGCCCGGCAGAAGGAGTTGGACGGGTATGTGATTACCCTGGATTTCCCCAGCTTCTTCCCGGTGATGACCTACTGTGACAACCGGGATCTGCGCCGGGAAGTCTACGAGGCGTTTGTTACCCGGGCGTCGGATCAGGGCCCGGATGCCGGCCAGTGGGACAACACGCCGGTGATGGCGGAGATTCTGAAGCGCCGCCATGCTCTCGCCCAACTGCTCGGTTTTGACAACTTCGCCGAGCGCTCCCTGGTCACCAAGATGGCCCGCAGCAGCGACGAGGTGCTGGAGTTCCTGACCCAGTTGGCGGCCAGGTCCAGGCCCCAGGCCGAGAAAGAGTTTGCCGAACTGAAGGCTTTTGCCAAAGACGAGTATGGCGTGGAGGACATGCAGGCCTGGGACATTGGCTACTACAGCGAAAAACTGCGCCAGAAACGTTATGACATTTCCCCGGAAACCCTGCGCCCCTGGTTCCCGGTGAACAATGTAGTGCCTGGCCTGTTCCGGGTGGCGGAGAAGTTGTTTGATGTGCAGATCGAAGCCAGACCTGAGGTGGAGACCTGGCACGAAGACGCCACCGCCTACTGCATCAGCCGTAACGGCGAACCCCTGGCCTGGTTTTACCTGGACCTGTTTGCCCGCCAGGGTAAGCGCGGCGGCGCCTGGATGGCGGATTGCCGGGTTCGCTGGCGCAACCAGCGTGGTCACCTGCAGCTACCGGTCGCTTTCCTGACCTGCAACTTCACGCCCCCGGTGAACGGCAAGCCGTCATTGTTGACCCACGACGAGGTCACCACCTTGTTCCATGAGTTCGGTCACGGCCTGCACCACATGCTGACCCAGGTCGACGTGCTGGACGTATCCGGCATTAACGGCGTGGCCTGGGATGCGGTGGAGCTGCCCAGCCAGTTCCTGGAGAACTGGTGCTGGAACCCGGAATCCCTGGGATTGATCGCTTCGCATCACGAAACCGGCGAACCGCTTCCGGAAGATCTGTTGCAGAAGTTGCTGGCAGCGAAGAACTTCCAGTCCGGAATGGCCATGGTGCGCCAGTTGGAATTCTCCCTGTTTGACTTCCGCCTGCACGCGGAGTTCACCAGAGAGGCGCCCACCAACCCGCTGGATATGCACCGCAAGGTGCGCAGCGAAATTGCGGTGGTGCAAGCCCCGGAATTCAACCGCTTCCCGAACTCGTTCTCGCACATTTTCGCGGGTGGATACGCAGCCGGTTATTACAGCTACAAATGGGCGGAAGTACTGGCGGCCGATGCTTTCTCACTGTTCGAGGAGAAAGGCATCTTCGATCCTGAAACCGGCAAGGCCTTCCTGAACAACATCCTGGAGAAAGGCGGCTCGCAGGAGCCCATGGAGCTGTTCAAAGCGTTCCGCGGCCGGGAACCGCAGGTGGATGCCCTGTTGAGACAATCCGGCATCACGGACGAAGCCGCCTGA
- a CDS encoding gamma carbonic anhydrase family protein, producing MTNVRSHKGITPHFGQRAWVDPSAVVIGDVQTGDDVSIWPMTVVRGDMHQIRIGDRCSIQDGSVLHITHASDYNPGGYPLTLGDDVTVGHKALLHGCTIGSRVLVGMGCIIMDGAVVEDEVIVAAGCLVPPGKTLESGHLYVGSPCKKARALTDQERGFFKYTAANYVRLKDEYLEAPQSGGD from the coding sequence ATGACAAATGTACGCTCACACAAGGGTATCACGCCACATTTTGGACAGCGCGCCTGGGTTGATCCCAGTGCCGTGGTGATTGGCGATGTCCAGACCGGTGATGACGTCTCCATCTGGCCCATGACGGTCGTGCGTGGGGACATGCACCAAATCCGGATCGGGGATCGCTGCAGCATTCAGGACGGATCGGTGCTGCACATCACGCACGCCAGTGATTATAACCCCGGGGGTTACCCACTAACGCTGGGAGATGATGTAACCGTCGGCCACAAGGCGCTGCTGCATGGTTGCACCATTGGTAGCCGGGTGCTGGTGGGTATGGGCTGTATCATCATGGATGGGGCCGTGGTGGAAGACGAGGTGATTGTCGCTGCCGGGTGTCTGGTGCCGCCGGGGAAGACGCTGGAATCGGGGCATCTGTACGTTGGCTCGCCGTGTAAAAAGGCCCGGGCGCTGACCGACCAGGAGCGGGGGTTCTTTAAATACACGGCCGCCAACTATGTCCGGCTGAAAGATGAATACCTTGAGGCGCCACAGTCCGGTGGGGATTAA
- a CDS encoding Hsp20/alpha crystallin family protein, translated as MSNITRWNPVNEFEDLMNRYNRMFGLTRSGGEREGRDLFSRSDWAPAVDIKETPEAFTIEAELPGMSREDVKVTVHEGVLSIQGERKSEEEAEDKKHHRIERFYGSFLRRFTLPDNVDENSVKASFRDGMLTLTLQKTEPKEPKAIEVDVQ; from the coding sequence ATGAGCAATATTACCCGCTGGAATCCGGTCAATGAGTTTGAAGACCTGATGAACCGCTATAACCGCATGTTTGGCCTGACCCGCTCCGGTGGCGAGCGCGAAGGCAGGGATCTGTTCAGCCGCAGCGACTGGGCCCCGGCGGTCGACATCAAGGAGACGCCGGAAGCCTTTACCATTGAAGCCGAGTTGCCGGGCATGTCCAGGGAAGACGTGAAAGTCACCGTGCACGAGGGCGTTCTGAGCATTCAGGGCGAACGCAAGAGCGAGGAAGAAGCCGAAGACAAGAAGCACCACCGGATTGAGCGCTTCTACGGCAGTTTTCTGCGCCGCTTCACGCTGCCGGACAATGTCGATGAAAACAGCGTGAAGGCCAGCTTCAGGGACGGCATGCTGACCCTGACACTCCAGAAGACGGAACCGAAAGAGCCCAAGGCCATTGAGGTCGACGTGCAGTAA
- a CDS encoding PA4642 family protein, with product MSGPDKPKVIGEEWSDERVRSFLDILPWDAAENADYNALLKAYQAMRAGDFERFIGFFVAEGRDLNATNGEGETILDLISRHRRSVDYARSLENAGAKKTTAAGS from the coding sequence ATGAGTGGACCGGACAAGCCCAAAGTCATTGGCGAGGAATGGAGTGATGAGCGGGTCAGGAGTTTCCTGGACATCCTGCCCTGGGATGCTGCTGAAAACGCCGATTACAACGCCCTGCTGAAGGCCTACCAGGCCATGCGGGCCGGAGATTTCGAGCGCTTTATCGGATTCTTCGTTGCCGAGGGCCGGGATCTGAACGCCACCAACGGCGAGGGTGAAACCATCCTTGATCTGATTTCCCGGCATCGTCGGAGTGTGGACTACGCCCGGTCGCTGGAAAACGCCGGTGCCAAAAAAACGACCGCAGCCGGGAGCTGA
- a CDS encoding flagellar motor protein MotB, translating into MELVRKKNKLRLKNDTPAWIVTFADLATLLLTFFILLLSFAELDVEKYRAMANSMAVAFGSSNVLADDVGGSPLTLIESESVSLPQPSESQARVPEFIDERTDGAAPTKIPGGVIDLASRMIRELEPEVASEALSVNYDENQVVIRFSEEATFRSGEAAIKPEMMPIIERVVNVLSACTGDVLVSGYTDDRPISSDRYRSNWDLSAARAVSVVHELVMNRQVPAERVVAAGRAETNPLVPNDSLENRALNRRVEIAIRNPECNDEVATGDLPVEILP; encoded by the coding sequence TTGGAGCTGGTCCGGAAGAAAAACAAGCTGCGTCTGAAGAACGACACTCCGGCGTGGATCGTCACCTTTGCCGACCTGGCCACCCTGCTGCTCACCTTTTTTATTTTACTGTTGTCCTTTGCAGAATTGGATGTCGAGAAATACCGGGCCATGGCCAACTCCATGGCGGTCGCTTTCGGGTCCAGCAATGTGCTGGCAGACGATGTCGGCGGCTCGCCCCTGACCCTGATCGAATCGGAGTCCGTTTCGCTTCCTCAGCCATCCGAATCCCAGGCGAGGGTGCCGGAGTTTATTGACGAGCGCACAGATGGCGCCGCCCCTACCAAGATTCCCGGCGGCGTGATTGATCTGGCCAGCCGGATGATCCGGGAGCTGGAACCGGAGGTGGCCTCAGAGGCCCTGAGCGTCAATTACGATGAAAACCAAGTGGTTATCCGGTTCTCCGAGGAAGCCACCTTCCGCTCCGGGGAAGCCGCTATCAAGCCGGAGATGATGCCGATTATCGAACGTGTCGTGAACGTGCTGTCAGCCTGTACCGGTGACGTTCTGGTATCCGGATATACCGATGACCGGCCCATTTCCAGTGACCGTTATCGCTCGAACTGGGATCTTTCAGCGGCCCGGGCGGTTTCCGTGGTCCATGAGCTGGTCATGAACCGCCAGGTTCCGGCGGAGCGGGTGGTTGCGGCCGGTCGCGCCGAGACCAACCCGCTGGTGCCTAACGACTCACTCGAAAACCGGGCGCTGAACCGCCGGGTGGAAATCGCCATTCGCAATCCGGAATGCAATGACGAGGTTGCCACCGGCGATCTTCCGGTCGAAATCCTGCCCTGA
- a CDS encoding MotA/TolQ/ExbB proton channel family protein, with the protein MDILTLVGLVAGVLIVILAMLTNASFLTFLNLPGLAIVLGGTFAVTLIKFRMASVMSAFRLAMSAAFTDRMARPAELIREVGSLAVVVRKEGILGLENHQTGNEFLQKAINLCVDGHSPELVEEALAQEAQQTAERYEVAERVFRGIGESAPAIGMLGTLVGLVQMLNTLDDPSSIGPAMAIALLTTLYGAFIAQLIALPLADKLQLKAEDEARNQLLILTSIKNIMRGENPRVMTELLSSFVTPEQRTGLAPEREA; encoded by the coding sequence ATGGATATTCTTACCCTTGTGGGGCTTGTAGCCGGTGTCCTGATTGTCATCCTGGCAATGCTGACCAATGCCTCATTCCTGACATTTCTGAACCTCCCGGGCCTGGCCATTGTGCTGGGCGGAACCTTTGCCGTTACCCTGATCAAGTTCCGCATGGCGTCCGTGATGAGCGCCTTCCGCCTGGCCATGTCGGCGGCGTTCACCGACCGCATGGCCCGGCCCGCGGAGTTGATCCGGGAGGTAGGCTCGCTGGCCGTGGTGGTGCGCAAGGAGGGTATTCTCGGGCTGGAGAATCATCAGACCGGCAACGAGTTCCTGCAGAAAGCCATCAATCTCTGTGTTGATGGCCATTCGCCTGAACTGGTCGAAGAAGCTCTGGCCCAGGAGGCCCAGCAGACCGCCGAACGCTATGAGGTGGCCGAGCGGGTGTTCCGCGGCATCGGGGAATCCGCGCCGGCTATCGGCATGTTGGGTACTCTGGTGGGGCTGGTGCAGATGCTCAATACCCTGGACGACCCCTCGTCCATAGGCCCGGCCATGGCCATTGCCCTGTTGACCACCCTGTATGGTGCCTTCATCGCCCAGCTGATCGCCCTGCCCCTGGCGGACAAACTCCAGCTCAAGGCGGAGGACGAGGCGCGCAACCAGCTACTGATTCTTACCTCGATCAAGAACATCATGCGTGGCGAGAATCCGCGGGTAATGACCGAGCTGTTGTCATCGTTCGTCACTCCGGAGCAGCGTACCGGTCTGGCGCCGGAGCGGGAGGCCTGA
- the aroE gene encoding shikimate dehydrogenase, with protein sequence MTNDLYAVVGNPVSHSKSPRIHSLFASQTGEAVEYTAIQAPLDGFPGTVRQFFERGGQGLNVTVPFKEDAWKLAERRTERAEKAGAANTLYQDGAGVLTADNTDGCGIVRDLVRNHGVRLEGADILVLGAGGAVRGVLGPLLAERPASLTIANRTLARAQALVELFAPVAGSTQLSACAFDEPREPYDLIINGTSASLQGDLPPLSPEVIGEKTVVYDMMYSLQTTTFNQWALDQGAQTVYDGLGMLVEQAAESFRIWRGVAPETAPVIDELRDD encoded by the coding sequence ATGACTAACGATCTGTACGCCGTTGTTGGCAACCCGGTCAGCCACAGCAAGTCGCCAAGGATTCACAGCCTGTTTGCCAGCCAGACCGGCGAGGCGGTGGAATACACCGCCATCCAGGCGCCCCTGGACGGTTTCCCGGGCACCGTGAGGCAGTTTTTCGAGCGCGGTGGCCAGGGCCTGAATGTGACGGTGCCGTTCAAGGAAGACGCCTGGAAGCTGGCTGAACGCCGGACCGAGCGGGCGGAGAAGGCCGGGGCGGCCAACACCCTTTATCAGGATGGCGCCGGCGTGCTGACCGCCGACAATACCGACGGCTGCGGCATTGTCCGGGATCTGGTCCGGAATCATGGGGTGCGCCTTGAGGGTGCCGATATTCTGGTTCTGGGTGCCGGAGGGGCGGTCCGCGGCGTTCTGGGCCCCCTACTGGCGGAGCGGCCGGCCTCTCTTACCATCGCCAACCGCACGCTTGCCCGGGCGCAAGCCCTGGTTGAGCTGTTTGCACCGGTTGCCGGCTCCACACAGCTGTCTGCCTGCGCTTTTGACGAGCCCCGGGAACCCTATGACCTGATCATCAACGGCACCAGCGCCAGCTTGCAGGGCGATCTGCCACCTCTTTCACCGGAGGTGATTGGTGAGAAAACGGTGGTCTACGACATGATGTATTCCTTGCAGACCACGACCTTCAATCAGTGGGCCCTCGATCAGGGCGCGCAAACCGTTTACGACGGTCTTGGTATGCTGGTGGAGCAGGCGGCGGAATCATTCCGGATCTGGCGTGGTGTGGCCCCGGAAACCGCGCCGGTGATTGATGAATTGCGCGACGACTGA
- the hemF gene encoding oxygen-dependent coproporphyrinogen oxidase — MSQQPDSHAVKEYLLSLQENICSRLEVVDGGAAFIRDAWDRPEGGGGVSRVITEGKVFEKGGVNFSHVMGETMPASATAHRPHLAGAPWEAMGVSLVIHPNNPYVPTSHANVRFFIARPRNSEPVYWFGGGYDLTPYYGFEEDCVHWHKTARAACEAFGEGTYHRFKHWCDNYFYLKHRDEPRGVGGLFFDDHNTGDFEQDFGLMKAVGDSYIEAYEPIVRRRMDHPYGDRERDFQLYRRGRYVEFNLVYDRGTLFGLQSGGRTESILMSLPPLVRWDYNRTVEPGSDEARLTEFFLTGRDWLEANHD; from the coding sequence ATGTCACAGCAGCCCGATAGCCATGCGGTAAAAGAGTACCTGCTGAGTCTGCAGGAAAATATTTGCAGCCGCCTGGAAGTCGTGGATGGCGGCGCTGCCTTTATCCGGGATGCCTGGGACCGCCCGGAAGGTGGCGGCGGTGTCAGCCGGGTAATTACCGAAGGGAAAGTGTTTGAAAAAGGCGGAGTCAACTTCTCCCATGTGATGGGAGAGACCATGCCGGCTTCAGCCACGGCCCACCGACCCCATCTTGCCGGCGCGCCCTGGGAGGCTATGGGCGTTTCCCTGGTGATTCATCCGAACAACCCCTATGTGCCCACCTCGCACGCCAATGTCCGCTTTTTCATTGCCAGGCCCCGGAACAGTGAGCCGGTTTACTGGTTTGGCGGCGGTTACGATCTCACCCCCTATTACGGTTTCGAGGAGGACTGTGTGCATTGGCACAAGACCGCCCGGGCCGCGTGCGAAGCCTTTGGTGAGGGTACCTACCATCGCTTCAAGCACTGGTGCGACAATTATTTCTATCTCAAGCACCGGGACGAGCCCCGGGGTGTGGGTGGTCTTTTCTTTGATGATCACAACACCGGGGATTTCGAGCAGGACTTCGGCCTGATGAAAGCCGTCGGTGACAGCTATATTGAAGCCTATGAGCCCATTGTCCGGCGCCGGATGGATCACCCTTACGGTGACCGTGAGCGGGATTTCCAGCTCTACCGGCGTGGGCGTTACGTGGAGTTCAATCTGGTGTACGACCGCGGCACCCTGTTTGGGCTGCAATCCGGCGGCCGGACGGAGTCCATCCTGATGTCCCTGCCGCCCCTGGTGCGCTGGGATTACAACCGGACCGTGGAACCGGGGTCTGACGAGGCCCGGCTCACGGAGTTTTTCCTGACCGGCCGGGACTGGCTGGAGGCCAACCATGACTAA
- a CDS encoding L-threonylcarbamoyladenylate synthase, with product MAVSHPLSDWQLHCVRRTVMHGGVIAYPTEAVWGLGCDPWDQQAVERILELKRRPVGKGVILVASSVDQIRFLLDPLPRSLQAEAERHWPGPVTCLLPDVEQQVPEWVRGQHHSIAVRVSEHPVVRALCDTVGMPLVSTSCNPAGRQPARNIWQVRRYFGNQLDWIVPGSLGGNRKPSRIIDIVNGKQLR from the coding sequence ATGGCTGTTTCCCACCCGCTTTCTGACTGGCAATTGCATTGTGTTCGCCGCACTGTGATGCACGGGGGTGTGATCGCTTATCCGACCGAAGCGGTCTGGGGCCTGGGCTGTGACCCCTGGGACCAACAGGCGGTGGAACGGATTCTGGAACTGAAGCGTCGTCCCGTCGGAAAAGGGGTGATTCTGGTAGCCTCCTCTGTGGACCAGATTCGTTTCCTGCTGGATCCCCTGCCCCGGTCGCTTCAGGCCGAAGCAGAACGTCACTGGCCCGGGCCGGTGACCTGCCTGTTGCCGGATGTAGAGCAGCAGGTGCCGGAATGGGTGCGTGGCCAGCATCATTCCATTGCGGTTCGGGTAAGTGAGCATCCAGTGGTGCGTGCCCTGTGCGACACGGTTGGCATGCCGCTGGTATCCACTTCCTGCAACCCGGCCGGGCGCCAGCCGGCGCGGAATATCTGGCAGGTCCGGCGGTATTTCGGTAACCAGCTCGACTGGATTGTGCCCGGCTCGCTTGGCGGCAATCGCAAACCCAGCCGGATTATTGATATTGTCAACGGTAAGCAGCTTCGTTAG
- the dprA gene encoding DNA-processing protein DprA translates to MFSSPLAPWLLLTCLPKFGHARRRELLAEIPELKNLLTMNPATLRALGLAAESRAAIQAWQQQDESHPVVREVRTILENCRRHNIGILTWQDVDYPEQLRHIHDAPLVLYTLGNTGLLGREQIGIIGSRKATRAGLDHARRFAAELSARELLVTSGLALGVDGAAHAGALDAGFPTTAVIGCGLDRLYPNQHRRLGERVIAEGLMISEYPPGTPAKAAHFPQRNRIISGLSRGVLVVEAGLRSGSLITARMALEQGREVFAIPGSIHSPVARGCHHLIRQGARLVETVDDILEELGSWWSGSLTEDVATTPEPKRQNRSSQLLAGLDSREIAVFEALGYDPQSTDALSSATGLPADQLMQSLLLLELQGLVSSAPGGFQKIA, encoded by the coding sequence GTGTTTTCCTCCCCTTTGGCCCCCTGGCTGCTGCTTACCTGTTTACCAAAATTCGGCCATGCCCGACGCCGCGAATTGCTGGCGGAAATCCCTGAACTGAAGAACCTGCTCACCATGAACCCGGCCACCCTGCGGGCACTTGGCCTGGCCGCAGAAAGCCGTGCGGCCATCCAGGCGTGGCAGCAGCAGGACGAATCGCATCCGGTGGTGCGTGAGGTCCGGACCATTCTGGAAAACTGCCGGCGCCATAACATTGGCATTCTCACCTGGCAGGATGTCGACTATCCGGAGCAGCTAAGGCACATTCACGACGCCCCACTGGTACTCTATACCCTTGGCAACACGGGGCTTCTGGGTCGGGAGCAGATTGGCATTATCGGGAGCCGCAAGGCCACACGGGCCGGTCTGGACCATGCACGCCGGTTCGCGGCTGAACTCAGCGCCCGGGAGTTGCTGGTCACCAGTGGTCTGGCGCTGGGTGTGGACGGCGCCGCTCATGCCGGCGCCCTGGATGCGGGCTTCCCGACCACGGCGGTGATCGGGTGTGGGCTGGATCGTCTTTATCCAAACCAGCACCGCCGCCTTGGCGAGCGGGTGATTGCCGAGGGGCTGATGATTTCCGAATACCCGCCTGGTACCCCGGCCAAAGCGGCCCACTTTCCCCAGCGTAACCGGATTATCAGTGGCCTGAGCCGCGGCGTCCTGGTGGTGGAAGCGGGTCTCCGCAGTGGTTCCCTGATCACCGCGAGGATGGCCCTGGAGCAGGGACGCGAGGTGTTTGCCATCCCGGGGTCGATCCACAGTCCGGTCGCCAGGGGCTGTCACCATCTGATCAGGCAGGGCGCGCGCCTCGTAGAAACAGTGGACGACATTCTTGAGGAACTGGGGTCCTGGTGGTCCGGGTCATTGACGGAAGATGTCGCCACCACGCCGGAGCCGAAGCGGCAGAACCGGTCCAGCCAGTTGCTGGCCGGTCTGGACAGCCGGGAAATCGCGGTATTTGAGGCTTTAGGGTATGATCCACAATCAACCGACGCACTGAGTTCAGCCACCGGTCTCCCCGCTGACCAGCTCATGCAATCCCTGTTGCTACTGGAGTTGCAAGGGTTGGTGAGCTCGGCACCGGGAGGCTTCCAGAAAATCGCCTGA
- a CDS encoding LysM peptidoglycan-binding domain-containing protein: protein MRKLLYALAATTLLLTSWAHAAPELRSDHPERYTVVKGDTLWDISARFLNNPWYWPEIWHVNPQVANPHLIYPGDRLALVYIDGKPRITKVATSDEVRLSPQVRSEPIDTPIPAIPLDAIGSFLTDTRIVSPEELNGAPYVLEGEDGRIITGAGDRIYARGEKPANKVGVFRRSKEFRDPGTGEFLGLEARSIARGDVARENGDVLTVNLTSSNEEVRIGDRLLVSEDRRLTTSFVPSVPSENVEGQMISVDGGVSQIGQFDVVAINRGTREGLEAGNVMAVLKSGNLVRDPVTGETIELPSERAGLLMVFQAYEKMSYGLVLQASRALAVGDKVTNP from the coding sequence ATGAGGAAACTGCTGTACGCTCTGGCAGCAACTACGCTGCTGTTAACCTCCTGGGCCCATGCGGCACCGGAGTTGCGGTCCGATCATCCCGAGCGTTACACCGTTGTGAAAGGTGATACCCTCTGGGACATTTCGGCCCGTTTTCTGAATAACCCGTGGTATTGGCCGGAAATATGGCATGTGAACCCGCAGGTCGCCAACCCTCACCTGATTTACCCCGGCGATCGCCTTGCCCTGGTTTACATTGATGGCAAGCCCCGTATTACCAAGGTAGCAACCAGCGACGAGGTCAGGCTGTCGCCACAGGTCCGTTCCGAGCCCATCGATACGCCGATCCCCGCAATTCCGCTGGATGCCATCGGCAGCTTCCTGACCGACACCCGCATCGTAAGCCCGGAAGAACTCAATGGTGCTCCTTACGTGCTGGAAGGTGAGGATGGCCGGATTATTACCGGCGCTGGCGACCGGATCTACGCCCGCGGAGAAAAGCCGGCCAACAAGGTTGGAGTCTTCCGTCGCAGCAAGGAATTCAGGGATCCGGGGACGGGCGAATTCCTTGGTCTTGAGGCCCGCAGCATCGCCCGCGGTGACGTGGCCCGTGAAAATGGTGACGTACTGACTGTGAACCTGACCAGCTCCAATGAAGAAGTTCGTATTGGCGACCGGCTGCTGGTAAGCGAAGACCGCCGCCTGACCACCAGCTTTGTGCCCAGCGTACCCAGCGAAAACGTAGAGGGTCAGATGATCTCCGTCGATGGTGGTGTCAGCCAGATCGGCCAGTTTGACGTGGTTGCCATCAACCGCGGTACCCGCGAAGGCCTGGAAGCGGGTAATGTGATGGCGGTGCTGAAGAGTGGCAACCTGGTTCGCGATCCCGTGACGGGTGAAACCATTGAGCTGCCCTCAGAGCGCGCCGGGCTGCTGATGGTTTTCCAGGCCTATGAAAAAATGAGTTATGGCCTGGTGCTTCAGGCCAGTCGTGCCCTGGCAGTTGGTGACAAGGTCACCAACCCCTGA
- the def gene encoding peptide deformylase, whose protein sequence is MILEILEYPDPRLRTVAKPVEEVTDADRKLIDDMLETMYDAAGIGLAATQVNVHKQIIVMDLSEDKSEPRVFINPQVEVLDGEKEAMQEGCLSVPGFYEEVERIEHCKIRALGRDGKPFELEARGLLAVCIQHEMDHLNGKLFVDYLSSLKRTRIRKKLEKLHKKSA, encoded by the coding sequence ATGATATTAGAGATTCTCGAATACCCGGATCCCCGTCTGCGCACCGTCGCCAAACCGGTTGAAGAGGTGACAGACGCCGACCGCAAGCTGATCGACGACATGTTGGAGACCATGTACGATGCGGCTGGCATTGGCCTTGCGGCCACCCAGGTGAACGTTCACAAACAGATCATCGTTATGGATCTGTCGGAAGACAAGAGCGAGCCCCGGGTGTTTATCAACCCGCAGGTGGAAGTACTGGATGGCGAAAAAGAAGCCATGCAGGAAGGCTGCCTGTCAGTACCCGGCTTCTATGAAGAGGTTGAGCGGATCGAACACTGCAAGATCCGGGCGCTGGGTCGTGACGGCAAACCATTCGAGCTGGAAGCCCGGGGCCTGCTGGCGGTTTGTATCCAGCACGAGATGGATCACCTGAACGGCAAGCTGTTCGTGGACTACCTCAGCTCCCTGAAGCGTACCCGCATTCGCAAGAAGCTTGAGAAACTCCACAAGAAGAGCGCCTGA